In Taeniopygia guttata chromosome 2, bTaeGut7.mat, whole genome shotgun sequence, one genomic interval encodes:
- the MARCHF6 gene encoding E3 ubiquitin-protein ligase MARCHF6 isoform X1: METAEEADICRVCRSEGTPEKPLYHPCVCTGSIKFIHQECLVQWLKHSRKEYCELCKHRFAFTPIYSPDMPSRLPIQDIFAGLVTSIGTAIRYWFHYTLVAFAWLGVVPLTACRIYKCLFTGSVSSLLTLPLDILSTENLLADCLQGCFVVTCTLCAFISLVWLREQIVHGGAPQWLEQNQQQPLNGVGQQNEAQAAVNGGVENAVLDQPANPAAENVVVGENPEIQEEQVDEEEEDNEDEEDAAVEDAADANNGAQDDMNWNALEWDRAAEELTWERMLGLDGSLVFLEHVFWVVSLNTLFILVFAFCPYHIGHFSIVGLGFEEYVQASHFEGLITTIVGYVLLAVTLIVCHGLAALVKFQRSRRLLGVCYIVVKVSLLVVVEIGVFPLICGWWLDICSLEMFDATLKDRELSFQSAPGTTMFLHWLVGMVYVFYFASFILLLREVLRPGVLWFLRNLNDPDFNPVQEMIHLPIYRHLRRFILSVIVFGSIVLLMLWLPIRIIKYLLPNFLPYNVMLYSDAPVSELSLELLLLQVVLPALLEQGHTRQWLKGLVRAWTVTAGYLLDLHSYLLGDQEENENNANQQPNNQHARNNNAIPVVGEGLHAAHQAILQQGGPVGFQPYRRPLKFPLRIFLLIVFMCITLLIASLICLTLPVFAGRWLMSFWTGTAKIHELYTAACGLYVCWLTIRAVTVLVAWMPQGRRVIFQKVKEWSLMIMKTLIVAILLAGVVPLLLGLLFELVIVAPLRVPLDQTPLFYPWQDWALGVLHAKIIAAITLMGPQWWLKTVIEQVYANGIRNIDLHFIIRKLAAPVISVLLLSLCVPYIIASGVVPLLGVTAEMQNLVQRRIYPFLLMVVVLMGILSFQVRQFKRLYEHIKNDKYLVGQRLVNYERKSGKPGTSTTPPQSSQE; this comes from the exons TTTATTCCCCAGATATGCCTTCACGGCTTCCAATCCAAGACATCTTTGCTGGGCTGGTTACGAGTATTGGCACAGCAATACGATACTGGTTTCATTATACACTTGTGGCCTTTGCGTGGTTGGGAGTAGTACCTCTTACTGCAT GTCGTATCTACAAGTGCTTGTTTACTGGCTCTGTGAGCTCACTACTGACACTGCCATTAGATATTCTGTCCAC ggaGAACTTACTGGCTGACTGTTTGCAGGGCTGTTTTGTGGTGACATGCACTCTGTGTGCATTTATCAGCCTTGTATGGTTACGTGAGCAGATCGTCCATGGAGGAGCACCACAGTGGTTGGAACAAAATCAACAACAGCCACTCAATGGTGTTGGTCAACAAAATGAG GCTCAGGCTGCTGTAAATGGAGGTGTTGAAAATGCTGTGCTTGATCAACCTGCTAACCCAGCAGCTGAGAATGTAGTTGTAGGTGAGAACCCTGAAATTCAAGAGGAACAAGTagatgaagaagaggaagatAATGAAGATGAAGAGGATGCTGCAGTGGAAGATGCAGCAGATGCAAACAATGGAGCACAAG ATGACATGAACTGGAATGCTTTGGAATGGGATCGAGCAGCAGAAGAGCTTACTTGGGAGCGA ATGCTTGGACTTGATGGATCTCTGGTTTTCTTA GAACATGTCTTTTGGGTGGTGTCTTTAAATACGCTGTTCATACTTGTCTTTG CATTTTGTCCGTACCACATCGGTCACTTCTCCATTGTTGGCCTGGGCTTTGAGGAATAT GTTCAAGCATCTCACTTTGAAGGCCTGATTACAACTATAGTGGGATATGTTCTTCTAGCAGTGACCCTAATTGTTTGTCAT GGTTTAGCAGCTCTTGTTAAGTTTCAGCGATCACGTCGTTTACTAGGAGTTTGCTATATTGTTGTAAAG GTTTCCTTGTTAGTGGTGGTTGAAATTGGTGTGTTTCCTCTCATCTGTGGCTGGTGGTTGGATATATGCTCCTTG GAGATGTTTGACGCCACTCTGAAAGACAGAGAATTGAGCTTTCAGTCTGCTCCAGGCACCACAATGTTTCTGCATTGGTTGGTTGGAATGGTTTACGTCTTCTATTTTGCATCCTTCATCCTTTTGCTAAGAGAG GTATTGAGACCTGGTGTCTTATGGTTTCTCAGGAATTTGAATGATCCAGACTTCAATCCTGTGCAGGAAATGATTCACTTGCCCATCTACAGACATCTCAGGAGGTTTATCTTATCAGTG ATTGTCTTTGGCTCAATTGTACTGCTCATGCTCTGGCTTCCTATACGCATTATTAAGTATCTCCTGCCTAACTTTCTTCCATATAATGTTATGCTCTACAG TGACGCTCCAGTAAGTGAACTTTCCCTAGAGCTGCTTTTGCTGCAAGTGGTGCTTCCAGCTTTGCTAGAGCAAGGACATACAAGACAGTGGTTGAAAGGTCTTGTACGAGCATGGACTGTTACTGCTGGATACTTGCT GGATCTTCATTCTTACCTACTTGGTGATCaggaagagaatgaaaacaatGCAAATCAGCAACCTAACAACCAGCATGCTCGCAATAATAATGCCATTCCAGTTGTGGGAGAAGGTCTCCATGCAGCCCATCAAGCCATACTTCAACAAGGAGGACCTGTGGGTTTCCAGCCTTATCGTAGGCCTTTAAAATTCCCACTCAGG ataTTTCTTTTGATTGTTTTCATGTGCATAACATTACTGATTGCTAGTCTTATCTGCCTTACCTTACCAG TGTTTGCTGGCCGGTGGTTAATGTCATTTTGGACGGGGACTGCCAAAATCCATGAACTGTACACAGCTGCCTGTGGTCTTTATGTCTGTTGGCTGACTATCCGGGCTGTGACAGTGCTGGTTGCCTGGATGCCACAGGGTCGTAGAGTCATTTTCCAGAAGGTCAAAGAATGGTCTCTCATG ATAATGAAGACATTGATAGTGGCTATACTGCTCGCTGGTGTGGTTCCGCTTCTGCTTGGTCTTCTGTTTGAACTGGTCATTGTCGCACCTTTGAGAGTTCCTTTGGATCAAACACCTCTCTTCTATCCTTGGCAG GACTGGGCTCTTGGAGTTCTGCATGCCAAAATAATTGCTGCCATAACACTGATGGGTCCCCAGTGGTGGCTGAAAACTGTTATTGAACAG GTATATGCAAATGGGATTCGTAACATCGACTTACACTTCATCATCCGTAAACTGGCAGCACCTGTAATTTCTGTCCTCTTGCTTTCCCTGTGTGTGCCCTACATCATCGCTTCTGGTGTTGTACCTTTACTGG GAGTTACTGCTGAAATGCAGAACCTCGTTCAGCGACGCATTTATCCTTTTCTGCTTATGGTGGTGGTTTTGATGGGAATTCTGTCTTTCCAAGTCCGCCAGTTCAAGCGCCTTTATGAACATATTAAAAATGACAA GTACCTTGTTGGACAGCGACTTGTGAATTACGAACGGAAGTCTGGTAAACCAGGCACATCAACAACTCCACCTCAGTCTTCACAAGAATAG
- the MARCHF6 gene encoding E3 ubiquitin-protein ligase MARCHF6 isoform X2: METAEEDICRVCRSEGTPEKPLYHPCVCTGSIKFIHQECLVQWLKHSRKEYCELCKHRFAFTPIYSPDMPSRLPIQDIFAGLVTSIGTAIRYWFHYTLVAFAWLGVVPLTACRIYKCLFTGSVSSLLTLPLDILSTENLLADCLQGCFVVTCTLCAFISLVWLREQIVHGGAPQWLEQNQQQPLNGVGQQNEAQAAVNGGVENAVLDQPANPAAENVVVGENPEIQEEQVDEEEEDNEDEEDAAVEDAADANNGAQDDMNWNALEWDRAAEELTWERMLGLDGSLVFLEHVFWVVSLNTLFILVFAFCPYHIGHFSIVGLGFEEYVQASHFEGLITTIVGYVLLAVTLIVCHGLAALVKFQRSRRLLGVCYIVVKVSLLVVVEIGVFPLICGWWLDICSLEMFDATLKDRELSFQSAPGTTMFLHWLVGMVYVFYFASFILLLREVLRPGVLWFLRNLNDPDFNPVQEMIHLPIYRHLRRFILSVIVFGSIVLLMLWLPIRIIKYLLPNFLPYNVMLYSDAPVSELSLELLLLQVVLPALLEQGHTRQWLKGLVRAWTVTAGYLLDLHSYLLGDQEENENNANQQPNNQHARNNNAIPVVGEGLHAAHQAILQQGGPVGFQPYRRPLKFPLRIFLLIVFMCITLLIASLICLTLPVFAGRWLMSFWTGTAKIHELYTAACGLYVCWLTIRAVTVLVAWMPQGRRVIFQKVKEWSLMIMKTLIVAILLAGVVPLLLGLLFELVIVAPLRVPLDQTPLFYPWQDWALGVLHAKIIAAITLMGPQWWLKTVIEQVYANGIRNIDLHFIIRKLAAPVISVLLLSLCVPYIIASGVVPLLGVTAEMQNLVQRRIYPFLLMVVVLMGILSFQVRQFKRLYEHIKNDKYLVGQRLVNYERKSGKPGTSTTPPQSSQE; encoded by the exons TTTATTCCCCAGATATGCCTTCACGGCTTCCAATCCAAGACATCTTTGCTGGGCTGGTTACGAGTATTGGCACAGCAATACGATACTGGTTTCATTATACACTTGTGGCCTTTGCGTGGTTGGGAGTAGTACCTCTTACTGCAT GTCGTATCTACAAGTGCTTGTTTACTGGCTCTGTGAGCTCACTACTGACACTGCCATTAGATATTCTGTCCAC ggaGAACTTACTGGCTGACTGTTTGCAGGGCTGTTTTGTGGTGACATGCACTCTGTGTGCATTTATCAGCCTTGTATGGTTACGTGAGCAGATCGTCCATGGAGGAGCACCACAGTGGTTGGAACAAAATCAACAACAGCCACTCAATGGTGTTGGTCAACAAAATGAG GCTCAGGCTGCTGTAAATGGAGGTGTTGAAAATGCTGTGCTTGATCAACCTGCTAACCCAGCAGCTGAGAATGTAGTTGTAGGTGAGAACCCTGAAATTCAAGAGGAACAAGTagatgaagaagaggaagatAATGAAGATGAAGAGGATGCTGCAGTGGAAGATGCAGCAGATGCAAACAATGGAGCACAAG ATGACATGAACTGGAATGCTTTGGAATGGGATCGAGCAGCAGAAGAGCTTACTTGGGAGCGA ATGCTTGGACTTGATGGATCTCTGGTTTTCTTA GAACATGTCTTTTGGGTGGTGTCTTTAAATACGCTGTTCATACTTGTCTTTG CATTTTGTCCGTACCACATCGGTCACTTCTCCATTGTTGGCCTGGGCTTTGAGGAATAT GTTCAAGCATCTCACTTTGAAGGCCTGATTACAACTATAGTGGGATATGTTCTTCTAGCAGTGACCCTAATTGTTTGTCAT GGTTTAGCAGCTCTTGTTAAGTTTCAGCGATCACGTCGTTTACTAGGAGTTTGCTATATTGTTGTAAAG GTTTCCTTGTTAGTGGTGGTTGAAATTGGTGTGTTTCCTCTCATCTGTGGCTGGTGGTTGGATATATGCTCCTTG GAGATGTTTGACGCCACTCTGAAAGACAGAGAATTGAGCTTTCAGTCTGCTCCAGGCACCACAATGTTTCTGCATTGGTTGGTTGGAATGGTTTACGTCTTCTATTTTGCATCCTTCATCCTTTTGCTAAGAGAG GTATTGAGACCTGGTGTCTTATGGTTTCTCAGGAATTTGAATGATCCAGACTTCAATCCTGTGCAGGAAATGATTCACTTGCCCATCTACAGACATCTCAGGAGGTTTATCTTATCAGTG ATTGTCTTTGGCTCAATTGTACTGCTCATGCTCTGGCTTCCTATACGCATTATTAAGTATCTCCTGCCTAACTTTCTTCCATATAATGTTATGCTCTACAG TGACGCTCCAGTAAGTGAACTTTCCCTAGAGCTGCTTTTGCTGCAAGTGGTGCTTCCAGCTTTGCTAGAGCAAGGACATACAAGACAGTGGTTGAAAGGTCTTGTACGAGCATGGACTGTTACTGCTGGATACTTGCT GGATCTTCATTCTTACCTACTTGGTGATCaggaagagaatgaaaacaatGCAAATCAGCAACCTAACAACCAGCATGCTCGCAATAATAATGCCATTCCAGTTGTGGGAGAAGGTCTCCATGCAGCCCATCAAGCCATACTTCAACAAGGAGGACCTGTGGGTTTCCAGCCTTATCGTAGGCCTTTAAAATTCCCACTCAGG ataTTTCTTTTGATTGTTTTCATGTGCATAACATTACTGATTGCTAGTCTTATCTGCCTTACCTTACCAG TGTTTGCTGGCCGGTGGTTAATGTCATTTTGGACGGGGACTGCCAAAATCCATGAACTGTACACAGCTGCCTGTGGTCTTTATGTCTGTTGGCTGACTATCCGGGCTGTGACAGTGCTGGTTGCCTGGATGCCACAGGGTCGTAGAGTCATTTTCCAGAAGGTCAAAGAATGGTCTCTCATG ATAATGAAGACATTGATAGTGGCTATACTGCTCGCTGGTGTGGTTCCGCTTCTGCTTGGTCTTCTGTTTGAACTGGTCATTGTCGCACCTTTGAGAGTTCCTTTGGATCAAACACCTCTCTTCTATCCTTGGCAG GACTGGGCTCTTGGAGTTCTGCATGCCAAAATAATTGCTGCCATAACACTGATGGGTCCCCAGTGGTGGCTGAAAACTGTTATTGAACAG GTATATGCAAATGGGATTCGTAACATCGACTTACACTTCATCATCCGTAAACTGGCAGCACCTGTAATTTCTGTCCTCTTGCTTTCCCTGTGTGTGCCCTACATCATCGCTTCTGGTGTTGTACCTTTACTGG GAGTTACTGCTGAAATGCAGAACCTCGTTCAGCGACGCATTTATCCTTTTCTGCTTATGGTGGTGGTTTTGATGGGAATTCTGTCTTTCCAAGTCCGCCAGTTCAAGCGCCTTTATGAACATATTAAAAATGACAA GTACCTTGTTGGACAGCGACTTGTGAATTACGAACGGAAGTCTGGTAAACCAGGCACATCAACAACTCCACCTCAGTCTTCACAAGAATAG